The Erigeron canadensis isolate Cc75 chromosome 4, C_canadensis_v1, whole genome shotgun sequence genome window below encodes:
- the LOC122596571 gene encoding uncharacterized protein LOC122596571, producing the protein MSNEPHTHTHTHHNHHRSKPSSGGTNLASCIVATIFLIILAIALTITYFLVFKPKPPKISVDSVQFPTFSISNTNSTVNFTFFQFVSVTNPNRDSFTHYDSSLQLAYGNAPVGFIFIPAGKIEGGRTQHMSAKFSVADFPVPEVGGTTMEVETKMKLVGRVRVLKVFTHRVESGVSCGVIIQVRTGSVLGLHC; encoded by the coding sequence aTGAGTAATGAACCGCACACCCACACCCACACCCACCACAATCATCATAGATCCAAACCATCGAGTGGTGGCACAAATCTAGCATCGTGTATAGTAGCCACAATCTTTCTAATCATCTTAGCCATTGCACTAACCATCACATATTTCCTAGTCTTCAAACCAAAACCCCCAAAAATCTCTGTCGATTCCGTACAATTCCCAACTTTCTCAATCTCAAATACCAACTCAACTGTAAACTTCACTTTTTTCCAATTTGTTTCTGTCACAAACCCAAATAGAGATTCTTTTACCCACTATGATAGTTCACTTCAATTAGCTTATGGAAATGCCCCAGTTGGGTTTATATTCATACCCGCCGGAAAGATCGAAGGTGGTCGGACACAACATATGTCGGCGAAGTTTTCCGTTGCGGATTTTCCGGTGCCGGAAGTTGGTGGGACCACCATGGAAGTTGAGACGAAGATGAAGTTGGTTGGTAGAGTTAgggttttgaaagtttttacaCATAGAGTTGAAAGTGGGGTTAGTTGTGGTGTTATTATTCAAGTTAGAACTGGATCTGTGTTGGGTCTTCATTGTTAA